The genomic region TCTGCCAAGTAGAAAAGCTGGTTTTGATAATGGAAAATCCTCGGTGATAGCCGAGGATTTTTTTCTTGTGTGTATACAGGGCATCTTTGTATACAAGTTTTTTCAAATTTTTTGAAAAAAAGAATTTCATTTTTGGTGCGAAAAAAGGGCTTTACAACGGCCAAAAATTATTGACAGCCCGTCTTGTAATTACAACGTTGAGTGTGTAAAAATTTTCTGGCGCGGTACTGTATACTGTAAAAAAATCCCTGTGTATACAGAATTTGCTGTGTTAAAAGTTTTTTGTCCATTTGCATGCGTTGTAATTACAACGATTGAAGTTTGGATGTTGTAGTAAAATTTTCTTTGTTGCATACAAATTAACTTTCTTGACATATTGTCCATAGCAACTGTATTGCGGTTTGGAATATTGCGGGCTACGCAAATTAATTTATTGGCGTATGGGTAAAACAAACAAGGAGTAGTTAAATGAAATCCAAATTTCTGAAGATGGCTGTTGTTGTGGCGGCTGCTTTGGCTCTTGTGAATTGCGGTGATGAATCCAATCCCGCAAACCCCGATCAGAATCCGATTGGCGAACTTTCCAGTTCTAGTGATGTAACTGGCACACCTGATGTAGGTGTTTCCAGTTCCAGCGAAATTGCTGGCCCGATTGCTGGTATCTCCAGCTCTAGCGAAATTGCTGGCCCCGTTGCCGGCGTTTCTAGTTCCAGTGAAATTGCTGGCCCCGTTGCTGGTATCTCCAGCTCTAGTGAAAAGCCTGTTGCTGCTTCCAGCTCCAGTGTTGCAGCTCCGAAGTCCAGCTCTTCCGAAAAGGTTATTCCGTCTTCTTCTTCCGCAGCTCCGAAGGGTATCTTCCTTGCAACGGATACCGACGAAAATAAGGACTATATGGAAGTTGAATATCTTGAACGCACCGGTCCGGATGGTGGAGCAATTCTTTCCTACCCGAAGCGTCTTTCTGACACCCAGAAGCACGGCATCGTTGTTTGGGGCCCGGGTGGCGGCACTCCTCCGGGAGATTATCCGGGCATGATCAAGCGTCTCGCATCTCATGGCTTCGTTGTCATTGCTGTTAGCAGCTCTCCTGGTGATGGCTCCAAGGCAATTGCTGCTTTGAACTGGTTGGAACAGAAGGCTAAGGATTCCAATGGCCCGCTTTACAACAAGCTTGACTTCACCAAGGTTGGTTGCTCTGGCCACTCTATGGGCGGCCTTGAATCTGAACAGGCTCTTATCAAGGACAAGCGTGTCATTACCGCTATCATGAATAACAGTGGTGATTTCAGTGGTAACGGTGCAAAGCAGGTTCCCACCGGCATGGGCAAGACTATCGCACTCGTCTACGGTGAAGTTGGTTCTGAAGCTCCGAACGCACAGAACGACTACAACAACCGCGATGTTAAGGTTCCCGCTTGCTTGATCCGTATGGAAAACAACAACTACGGCCATGGTTCTGGTCCGTGGGATGGTCAGGCTGCTACTGTTGCTTGGATGCGTTGGCACCTGGGCGGCGAAGACTTCCGTAAGGCAGACTTTGTCGGTTCCACCGGTAAGTATATCGACGGTCCGGTTTACACTTGGCAGGGCGCTAAGGGTAACTGGAAGGGTCAGTGCAAGAACTTCTAATCCGTTAGTTAGAATTCCTACATAACACACTCCTAAGATCTCTCGGTGAACGCCGAGGGATCTTTTTTGTTATATATTAGAGCGTAGGGCGGGTGAATTTCCGCCTCTAGGAGACATTTATGAACGCAGCTATCCTTACTAACGAGTTCCCGCCGGAAATCTATGGCGGTGCCGGTATTCACGTTAAGTTTTTGACTCAGGAATTGGCAAAGCTTTGCCATGTGGAAGCCCGCTGCTTTGGCGTGCAGAACGATGACGCCGACAATATTCGTGCAATTGGTTTCAGCCGTAAGCTGGGCCTGAACCCGAAGGATGACCGCTTCCAGAAGATTTTCAAGCCCCTGGATATTAACCTCCAGTGGGCTGCTACCATGGATGACATCGACGTTATCCATTGCCATACCTGGTACAGCCACTTTGGCGGCGTTCTCGCTTCCCGCCTGCTGCAGTGCCCGCTGATTCTTACCACCCACTCCTTGGAACCCCACCGTCCGTGGAAGGCTGAACAGCTGGGTGACGGCGGCTATGCCATGAGCTGCTGGATTGAAAAGACTGCTTATGAAGCTGCTGATGGCGTTATCGCTGTGAGCCAGGGCATGAAGCGCGACGTAATGAAGCTTTACGGCGTTCCCGAAGATCGCGTGAAGGTGATTTATAACGGTATTGATCCGGACTTCTATGCACCGACCTTCAGCAACGGCATCCTCGAAAAGTGGGGCGTCGATCCGAATAAGCCTTTTGTTCTGTTCGTGGGCCGTATTACCCGCCAGAAGGGTATCAGCCAGCTGATCCAGGCTATCCCGCAGATCGACAAGAACGCTCAGGTGGTTCTTTGCGCAGGCGCTCCCGACACCCAGGAACTTGCAGACGAATGCAAGGCCCTCATCGAAGAAGTCCAGAAGACCCGCGAAGGCGTTATCTGGATTCAGGAACCGGTTCCGCATGAGGAACTCCGCGTGCTCTACAGCCACGCTACCGTCTTTGCAACTCCGTCCCTCTATGAACCTTTCGGCATCATCAACCTGGAAGCCATGAGCTGCGGTACTCCTGTTGTGGGTAGCGCTGTGGGCGGCATTCCGGAAATCATCGTGGACGGCGAAACTGGCTTCCTGGTTCCCCTGAAGCCTGTTTCTGAAACCAATTTTGAACCGGCCGACCCGAAGGCTTTCCAGACTGATTTCGCCAACAAGCTGAACACTATTCTGGCAAACCCCGAAATGGCAAAGAAGATGGGCGAAGTAAGCCGTAAGCGCGCGATAGACGTATTCAGCTGGAAGGCTATTGCCCAGCAGACCTACGAATTCTATCAGGAATGCATTGAGAGATACAAGAAGGAAGGCAAACGCTAATTTTTTTCAGCGCTTTGCATTTTGAAAGCATAAGAAAAAGGTCCGCAATTTTGCGGGCCTTTTCTAATGCGGATTTTATAAAGACAGCGAATTTAAATCTGCGCGTCCACTAGGATTACTTTGTAATCTTTTCCACGATGGCGCCTGTGGTCAGAAGTTCCGGCAGAACGATTTGCTTGCCTGCGTCACCCTTGGGGTAGATGGCATAGGCGGGCACGCCGGATTTTCCTAGGCTGCGGAGGAGGGCGTTCACGTCGGGAGTTTCGCGGGTCCAGTCAGCTTTCACGCGGGCTACGTTCAGGCTATCCATGGCGCGGGTAAAGTCTTCGCGGTTCAGGACGGCGGCCTCGTTAGCCTTACAGGTAATGCACCAGTCGGCGGAAACATCGATGAATACGGTGCGTCCGGCCTTTGCCATTTCTTCAATGAGGGCGGGGCTGTAACGGTACCAACCGTCTTCCGTCATCTGTTCCGCCATGCGGGCGTCAAAGCGGAACTGCACTTCAGCTTCGTAGCGTGGAGCGAGAATTCCGAACCATGCAATAAATAAGACCGCTGCGGCGCCAACAGCTACGCCGATTTCGCGAATGAAGGCGACGCCTGGCGGGGCGATCTTGCCCAAGGCTACGCTTGCTGCGATGGAAAGTACTGCGACAACTGCGAAGATACCGACGCCTACGCCGCCGGCTTGTTCATTTACAATCCAGAGGAGCCATACGACGGTTGCCAAAAGCAATGCGCCCATTATCTTCTGCAGCTTCACCATCCAGGCGCCCGGCTTGGGCAAAACCTTGAGCATACTAGGGAAGGCACTGACTAAAAGGTAGGGGGCTGCAAGTCCCAGGCCTGCGGCAGTAAAGAACAGAAACAGCACCGGGGCGCTAGCGGTAAAGGCGAAGCCCATGGCGGTACCGAGGAAGGGTGCGGAGCAGGGGGTGCTCAAGAGTACCAGCAATGCGCCTGTGAAGAAGGCGCCAACAAGGCCAGACTTTTGACCGGCGGCGTCCATCTTGGTGGTGGCGCCCCAGGGAAGCCATACTTCGAATACGCCGAAGAAACTCATGGCGAATGCGGAAAGGATCACCACCATAAAGGCGATAAAGCCTGCGCTTTGGAATTGCATGCCCCAGCCTGCATTGCCGCCGCCGATCTTGATGATGGTGATGATGGCTGCCAGCACCCAGAAACTGACGAGGATGCCTGCTGCAGTGCTAACGCCTAATGCGAGAAGTCTACCGCGGCTTTCGCCAGCCTGCTTGATGAGGCTGAAGAGCTTGAGGGAAAGTACCGGCAACACGCAGGGCATCAAGTTCAGGATTGCACCGCCGAGCAAGGCGAACAGCAATAGGGCAAGCGTGCCGGCGGCGGGACCGTTCTCTTCATTTGTTACGGGCTCGGCTTCAGAACTTGCTGGAGTTGTCGCGACGGTCGCGGCGGTTGAGTCTGTATTTTCCTTAGCTTCATCATCGAAAGCTATGGCGAATTTCTCACCATCGTTTTTTTTTACGGAACCAAGGCTCATGCCCTTGATGTCAATAGTCTTTTCTGCAGGAGCGAGGCAGATGGAATTGTCGCAGGCCTGGTAATGGAATGTCACCTTGGTAGTGGTACTATCGTAGCCATCTTCGACAGATTCAATGGGAAGTTCCACCTGGAAGTTTCCGCGGAATACCAGGTTCTCCAAATCCAGGGCTTCGCTGTATTCCTTGATGGCGGTAGGCCACTTGGGTTCGCCGAACTTGATACCTTGTGCCTCCACATCAATGGAGGAAGGCTTCAGAAATTCATCGGCAGCGACATTGGCGTTTACATGCCAGTTGTCAGGAATGACGATGTTCACAATCAGCTTGGAATCCTTGCTCAGCGCGCCGGTAGAATAATCCATCCACATGTCCGGAGGAGGCATGCTGTTCATGTTGAATTCCTGCGCATAGGTTGTCAAGGGTAGGATAAGAAAAAAAGCCAACATCAATGCATTTTGCAAACAGTTGTTTGCAAAATTTTTTAAGGTCTGTTTTTTCGTGTTCATTTTCATAAATTAGAACCCAACTGAAAGACCGCTGTCAAAATTCTCGTGTTTACTATATGCCTAAACAAGGAATTTTAACAGAACTAAATCAAAAACTAGAACGCGTTTGGAAGGAAAACGCAACACAAATCTATAAACTTTGCTCTCGGAGGAGTAATTCCATTGAGGTTGCGAAGGACCTTTTTCAAGATGTCGCCTTAAAATTCTGCAAATCGGCGCATTCCTTGAATTTGGATGAACCGATGGCTTGCTGGTTTTCGGTGGTCGTAAAGAATGCCTATTGCGATCAGTTTCGTCGTCGGTTCCGGGAAACTTCCTTTTCTTGCCTAGCCGAGAATGGAATCCCCTACGATGTAATTCCTGCCAGTGCCTCGGTGCATTTCAATGACGAGGCAGGGCAAGCGGATGCTGAAAAAGAATTGTATTTCCTCATGTCGGAACTGAATGCCCGTGAAAGAGCTTCCGTTGAATTGACTTTCTTGGAAGGGGTATCCTTGGATGAGGCTTGCGTTTCACAACAGGTCTCAAGACGAGGCTTTACGAAAAGAAGACAGAAAGCATTTTTGAAAATGCAGAAAAAAAGGAGGGACATCAACAATTTTCTTGAAAAGAACGATGCTCTGACGCTTATTTTGAAAAAGTTGCTAACAAAGGCTGGGTAAATTTCGTAATTTTTCAGTGTGAAGTTTTTCTCGTATATCATCGCTATTCTTCTTTGTGTTTCGGAGGCTGCCGCATTTGATGTCTGGTGGTCCTTCTCGTATCCTTATCCTATACGAGACGGTGTGCCCTATGAAAACGGAGTGCTTCTTGCCACTGCCGGAGGCGTCCGCTATAGAACCCCGAAGGAGGATGTGACCTACCATTCTGAAGATGGTCTGGAAACTTCTGAAATTTACGCCATTGCATCTACGGGAATTGGAATTTTTGCCATTTCGGAATTTGGACAGGTTGCGGTTTTTCACGAGGCGAAAAGGGCGTGGCAGGTACTGAACCGATCCTATGTGCAAAATTCGGCTCGTGCAGTTCCCGGTGCGACTGTAGGCGCAGGCGCTCTTCTTGTGATTGGCTTTGAAGATCGTTTGGCATTCTTTGACATTGAATCCGCTTCCTCTATCCTGACCATAAACCGAGTCGGCCCAAGAAAGCTTGCTACGGATGGTATTGTCCGTGTTGCCGTTCATAATGATTCGCTGTATGTTCGCCTTAAGAATGATGAGGTGTACGCGCGTCTAATGGACTGGGACGGTATTCGTTCTGATACCCGCCTAGCTGATCCTGAATCATGGGATTTGGTGGACGATTACAAGGACAACAAGGATTTGAAGCTGCGTGATTCCTTGTGGACCATTTCTACCAAGAAAGGCAAGTATAAAATAACCGACTACAGCATCGACTTTGAAAAAGATGGTGAAGTTGAAAATCTTGCCTATCAAAAAGATTTCCAGCTGGAAGGCCTTTATGAAATAGCTGCAATGCCCAGGGGCGGTTTCCTAGGTGCGTCCGTAAAAGGAAAAATCGCCGTAAGCGATGGCAGTATTTGGAACGTCTCCCCGTTCTTTGGTGGAAAGGGTAGTGATGGTGCTACAAAGGACCACCGGTTAAAGGTACTTTCTATATTGCCCGATGGAACTTCCTTCTTCCATGTCTGGGGGCTGGGTTTCTTCATTCTTTCTCAGAATGCGGGTTCCGTGGAACATTCCTTCTTGTCTAAGGACAACTACTGCTACGAAAATTTTGCCGCAGGTTGGACGATTGCTATTGGCTCCACTCCGGCTCCCGACGGTTCTGGATTCCTTACTGCGGTTATAGGACCTGCTGAAAAGCGAGGCGGCTATACCTTGGCCTATTTCACGAAGAAGGGCGAAGTCCACTGCGCTCAGGTTGACTCTGTGTTCTCTACGGGTGGACCGATGTATTCTACCATTGACGAAAATGGTTCCTGGGTCGTGTACATGGGAGCCAAGGAAGGTCTTGGTTCTGACAATGGTAGCTTTGATATTATCCGTTTCCGCTCCCCAAAGTCTCGAGGCAATGAAATCGTAATTGACTCCGTGAGAACGATTGGCGGCGTTACACCTCCGATTGTTGACGTTGCCTATGATTCTATAGGCAAGCGTATCTGGATGGTTTCTTCTACAAACCTGTTCTATTACGACGATGAACAGGATACCCTGTATTCTCCGTTGTCCATTAATGGCTTGCGCGGCGCGGACTTCTCGTCCATCGAAGCTGATGCTCATGGTAACCTGTGGACGGGAACTTCTAACCAGGGCGTTTACAGATTGTCGCAGAAGGGAAAATCTCCAGACACGCTTTCCGTTATCCGTTTCACGACAAAGAACGGCTTGTTCAAGGATGATGTTCGTGATGTTGCCATCGACCCTGTTCTGGGCGTAGGCTGCTTTGCTCATGAGAACGGCGCCTCCTGCTATAGACGCAATGATTTCTTGAGTGCAAAGAAAAATATGACGGATTCTGCCGATGTTGATGTAAAGGCATTCCCTATTCCGTTTAGACCTAAAATTCATGGTTACTTCACAATTGCAAACATTGCAGAAAATGCGACGGTAAGCATTTACAACAAGGGTGGCGCATTGATCCGCTCCTTTAGTAATGACGAGATTGTTGGTGGTAAGCTGGAATGGTACGGAAAGGGTCGAGACCAACGTTTTGTTGCTCCCGGAGTCTATTATTACGTTGTGAATACTCCTTCCAAGTCGAAGAAGGGAAAATTCATTATCATCCACTAGAAGGTTTTTATGAATAAGTTTTTTGGATTTTGCGTTGTTGCCTTAGTGCTTTCCCTGGTGTCCTGTGCAGGCGAACGCCAGGGTTTGGTATGTGAAGAAATCGAATACCGTTTGAATACCATGACTTATTCTCCGGACCAGCGTGCCTATATGGAAGAGGAACTTAGGACCTGCCGCGATGAGGAAGCCCAGAAGAGGGGAGCCGATGCGGCCTCCCGCCAAAGCATTTACGATCGCTATGCTGCAAGTGATACAACTTCTGGAGATTCTGCCAGGGAAGTTTCTGTTTCCGAAGCATTGCAGGATTCGTCTGGCGTGAAAACCGAAAGTATTTACGACCGCTATTCCAACAAGAATGGGGAGGCTAGTCCCGATACATCTGCCGACGATGCTTCCAACTTCCAGTAATAGGGCTTATTGATGGCTATTGTGCAAACTCTTGCTGGTGAAAATTTTGAACCGGAACTTCCGAAGCGCCTGCTGAAAATTGCAGACGATATTATTGCAGCCGGTGGCCGTGCCTATCTGGTGGGTGGCTGGGTTCGCGATGCGCTTCTTGGAAAAAATTGCCGCGACTACGATGTCGAAGTTTACGATCTTGAACAGGATCAGTTGCTTCCTATTTTGTCCAAATATGGTAAGACAAATTTGGTAGGAAAGGCTTTTGGTGTCATCCATCTTTCTATGAAGGGTGAGTCACTGGACTTTTCGTTTCCCCGTACAGAAAGCAAGGTGGGCTATGGCCATAAAGGGTTTGTGGTAAAGACCGATGCTAAGCTTAGTTTCAAGGAAGCCGCCCTACGCCGTGACTTTACGATTAATGCCATGGGTATGGAACTGCCCGACTTGAAGCTTTGCGATCCTTACGGTGGCATTGATGACTTGAAGTCTCGCTGCTTGCGTCATGTGGGGCCTGCTTTTGCGGAAGATTCCTTGCGTATTCTTCGCGGTGTTCAGTTTGCCAGCCGATTCGCCTTGAACCTTGCTCCAGAAACAGTGGAGATGTGCCGCACCCTTTCGCTGGATGACTTGAGCATTGAACGTCTTTTCGAAGAATTCAAGAAATGGCTTTTGAAGCCGGGTAAGCCGTCTCTCGGTTTGAAGGCTTTCATTGACATTAAACTGGATGAGTACTTTCCTGAAGTGAATACCTCCGGTGAACTTCTTGACGCCATGGTTGGCTGCAGAAAGGGCTTGACGGATGAAGAAGCCGCGGAACTAGCCTTTGCCGCGTTGCTTTCTGGAAATGCTTTCCCAGGTAACGGTTGTGAAGATGTGAAGGCGCTTGCCAACAAGTTCCTTGCCCGCATTACAAATGAAATTCATCTGGTGCGCAAGGTCCCTGAAATTCTGAAATGCTACAGCGAACTGAATTATGAAACGGTTCCGGCGGCTCCAGTGCTGCGCCGCCTTGCGGTTCGTCTGGATGGATTGAAGCTTTTGGCCTTGCTGGTAAAATCCACCCCGAAAACTCAGTTCAAGTCCGCCTCCTTCGCGGAAGACCTTTGGGGCGCCGCGGAATCCCTTGGCGTTCTTAACGTCGCTCCGCAGCCTTTCCTCACAGGAAAAATGCTTATTGATCTCGGTGTAAAGCCGGGCAAGCAGATGGGCGAGATTATCAAGAAGAGTTTCGAACTCCAGCTGGATGGCGAATTGACGAACGCCGACGCTGCCCTTGCCTGGGCTAAGGCAGAACTTTCCGCATAGGGAAACGCTCCGCCTCTTGGATTTTTATTTCCAGCGGAACAAGCCGGTGATGCCTGCGGGAACGCAGAACACGATCATCGGAATTTGAATCAGTTCGGTAGGGATGAAAGCGAACATCTGGCGTTTGGCGTGGAGCTTTGCTGCGGCGATGCTCAGGAACACAAAGTCCACGATAATCTTCGGCAGGATGGAGAATACGCACCACTGCCAAGGACAATCCAGAAGCAATACGCACCACGGACTGATGAACATCCAGATGTAGTAGGTGTAAATCAAGGTCAGCAGGAAGATGTAGGCCTTGCTTTCGTAGCTGGTGCCGTTGCTGCTCCAGCGGGCGCGCTGGTTGAACAATTGCTTCCAGGTGTCCACAGGGGCGGTTTCAATAACAGCGTCCTTGTCCAGGTTGTAGCAGACCTTGGTGCCGGGGATTTTCATCATCTTGTGGATGAGCATGTCGTCGTCACCGCTACTTAAATTGATCAGGTCGCCGAATCCGCCCACTTCGAAGAAAAGTTCCTTTTTGTAGGCGAGGCATGCGGCGCTAGCCACAATGGGGTGACCCCAGCTGAATCCGGCCCCTTCCATGGCGGTGTATCCCAAGGTTTCCAACTTCTGGAAAAGGTGGGGCATGGTGCGGCTGCCGTTGTTCTGTTTCGGACCTTGCACGATGCAGATTCCGTCCACAAAGCGGCCAGCCATGGAGGTAATCCAGCTCTTGCGTGGAATGCAGTCGGCATCCATGGTCAAAAGGATTTCGTTCTTGGCAATCTTGAATGCACTTTCCAAGGCACGCTTCTTGGGGCTTGCGATTTGGGGCAAGTCCTGGGGGAGGCTAAGAACGCGGAACTTGGGATGGTCCTTGGCGAAGTTCTCGAGAATTTCCTTGGTGCGGTCGGTGGAACGGTCGTCTACGCAAATGACTTCCCATTCGCCGGCGTAATCTTGTTCGGCCAGGGCTTCCAAAGTTCTCTGGGCGAATTCCTCTTCATTGCGCATGGGCACCACAACGGATACGCTGGGGGTGGCCTTAGGACCTTTGTAACGGCGCGTGCGGATAAGTCCTATAATGAAGAATAGGAACAAAAGCGTATAAATCGCCGTTAAACATGCAATGAGAATTCCACCCATGGTGAACCAAAATTAGAAAAAAGGGCTGTCCGTTAGACTTGACTATATCCATTTTTGCTACTTTTCAAGGCATGATTCACCCTTCCGCATTTGTTCACCCCTCTGCAAAAGTTCACGAATCGACCTTTATCGGCCCGTGGTGTCTTGTGGACGAGGGGGCTGAAATTGGCGAGGGAGTCCGATTGGAAAGCCGAGTCCATGTCTATGGCGGTGTAAAAATCGGCGCCAATACACGTGTTTTCGACGGGGCTGTTCTTGGCGCTCCTCCCCAGGATCTAAAGTATGCCGGGGAACCGACCCGCCTTGAGGTGGGGGAGAACTGCACCATCCGTGAATACTGTACTTTGAACCGTGGCACTGTTCAAGGTGGTGGCTGTACTCGCGTTGCAGACAAAGTATTAATTATGGCTTACTCTCACGTGGGGCATGATTGTCAAATTGGCCGTGGGGTGGTCATCGCCAACGGCTGCCAGCTAGGTGGCCATGTTCGCATTGGTGAATTTGCTACTATCGGTGGCGTTACCGCCATCCAGCAGCGCAATCAGGTGGGCGCCTACGCTTTCGTGGGCGGAACCTACAAGGTGGACAAGGATGTTCCGCCCTGCAGCAAGGCCTTCGGTTCCCCGATACGCTTCGGCGCCTTGAACCTTCACGCCTTGCGCCTCCATCCCGAGGAATTCCCCCAGGAACGTATTGAATTTTTTGAAAAGGCTTTCCGCGAACTTTACCGCGGCAAGCGCCCCATGGCTGAAGTCATCGAGGAACTGAAAAAAGGCCCGGAACCATTGTTCCAAGCCTTCTTCGATGAACATTGGGGCGGCACGATCATCCGCCCGTAAATTCTGGGGTTAACCCCGTTCTTGCATCCTACAGACCGAATGCTGCGGGGAAACCTTCGTACCAAGAATCATCATTTCGGCTGTAGGCTTCGAAACCACCAACCTTAGTGAATCCCCAGTACTGCCAGGAAATGTCGTAATCTTCCACGATCTTGATGACTTCCTTGGCCCATCTTGCCTTCATCTTTGCGGACGGCAAGGTGTTGTAAGTGTTGTTGCACTTTGATGTGTTGGCGAAGTCACCACCACCGGAAATACCGAATTCACTCATGTTCATAGGAACGTGTCCGCCGTTTACGTCCGGGTAGAGCTTTTGTGCCAAGGCAACGTACTTTCTAAAGTCTGCGGCTGCAGTCACGTCGTATACTTCGTCGCCTCTGCAGTTGTAGGAGTGGCCTTGGTGAGAGTATGTATAGGGCTCGTAATAGTGGCCAGTGTAGATGATGTTTCCGTCTTCCGGCAATTCGAGCATACCGAGTTCGCCGAATTTTGCTGCCTGGTAGGCTTCAAACATGATAGTCTTGCCGGGAGCGTTTGCACGGATGACCTTGTATGCGTCCAATTCGAATTCGGCGACAAGGTTTGCGAACTTACAGGTAGGTTCGTTAATGATTTCTAGAACGACCATGCTGTCGGGGAATTCTTCCATTTCCTTTGAAACTTGATTCCAGAGAGAAAGGAAGTGCATCTTTTCGTCAATGAAGGCTTGCGGATTTGTTACGTAGTTACCGCAGGCATCGTTCAATTCGTCGTAGTGGTGGAAGTTGACAATAACTGCAAGCCCCTGGGCCAAAGCGAGCTTGATGTCTTCCTTGACGCCGGCCAGGCGTTCTGCATCTACCGTATGAGTGCTGTAGTCGGAGTCGAACTGCCAGCGTACCGGGAGGCGTACGGAGTTGAAGCCGGTAGCCTTGATGACGGCGAAATCGTCATCTTCAATGCAGTTGCCCCAGCTGCAATCCAGACTGTTGCCCTTGGAATCCCAAGAGTTGCCGAGATTGATACCCTTGCCGAGACGCTTGTTCATTGCACGACCCAGGGAGTAGTCGACGGGAACCGCGACCCTGGTGGTGTCAGGCTGATCTTCCGGATTTTGTGCAAGAGTGTGGTTTCCGCCACCTTGGTCACAAGCCATCAGACCGAGGCTGAAAATAAGTGCTAACGGGAATAATCTT from Fibrobacter sp. harbors:
- a CDS encoding glycoside hydrolase family 5 protein; protein product: MKRLFPLALIFSLGLMACDQGGGNHTLAQNPEDQPDTTRVAVPVDYSLGRAMNKRLGKGINLGNSWDSKGNSLDCSWGNCIEDDDFAVIKATGFNSVRLPVRWQFDSDYSTHTVDAERLAGVKEDIKLALAQGLAVIVNFHHYDELNDACGNYVTNPQAFIDEKMHFLSLWNQVSKEMEEFPDSMVVLEIINEPTCKFANLVAEFELDAYKVIRANAPGKTIMFEAYQAAKFGELGMLELPEDGNIIYTGHYYEPYTYSHQGHSYNCRGDEVYDVTAAADFRKYVALAQKLYPDVNGGHVPMNMSEFGISGGGDFANTSKCNNTYNTLPSAKMKARWAKEVIKIVEDYDISWQYWGFTKVGGFEAYSRNDDSWYEGFPAAFGL